In Saccharothrix syringae, the following are encoded in one genomic region:
- a CDS encoding CHAT domain-containing protein has translation MTGEVAEHRNVVTGDGGKCVVVQGRDIRGGVAVTVESPGSSWRAPRQLPLPVAGFVGRIQEQEALDGMLEDGSGAAVISALAGTAGVGKTALAVRWAHDVRDRFPDGQLYVDLRGYDAQPPVSAGEALAGFLRALGVTAVPADLDERAALYRSSLAGRRVLVLLDNARDAAQVLPLLPASPSCFVLVTSRDSLPELRVRYRARKVDLGVLTLEESLTMLSDSLGDRVRQHPADAVELVNRCANLPLALRVVAETAVARPRSTLRQLAGELGDGGESDVAAVISWSVRQLDEHRAAAFRLLGLHPGRDFDATALAALAGVTVGEAEDLVDGLARVHLIEEVHDQRFRMHDLLRNHARRLAADMDPSAAHIAFSRLFDHYLHLSGLAVEAMVGPEVTWSSLDWLPATATRPHEPDVAREWIEDEIVNLATVAAEGMRRGEYDLTLGRMLRNLGTAYRLVGDLPSALRQFGHAADLLGRRLPGTTNGIALDRAATLLAAGLASQAEAVLALHRPDFTHLEAAEADHQLAIAALVKSNHNQALRLAGRARHVFSTHGRGEPAAVSALVRLTAAAAAAAAAAAAAGHRWIPGSEELSVAAELDRCGFHDAAVVARLLVVRLRIAGGDLRAATEALDEHEREEGAPIDIVILRALCRIELFVARGEPSRALAEARAALEGIDRSAGPVLCRPLLDVHDRRLTALTSRLVSSALDPWQVLDVTERTRAGVARQVPTRAALHPALTDRLTQIRFLTRAIGTTSRADPTWDALHRRLARMRREAALLGWVEQAHDPVAPQHLATRLGARALVAFTEAWDGLLAVVLVDHTATVIRLGDAARSFEDVRGLHADLDAIAPDDLPGYLVDVIAASARRRAARLDEVLLEPLADRIADRDLVVLPTGVLHVLPWSTLPSLQGRAVVVAPSATAWVERHDDGRRGGGRVVVVAGPKSTPDVTRPLRHHHRVDLLANERAIADDVLSAMDNAALVHLAASSEHQPENTAFSTVRLHDRAVHAHEIGDLKQPPDIVLLDGADLQGGQAGTGAEMLGFAGGLIKAGVRTVVVAAARTGIDTGADAVREFHVAIARGESPARAVATINAGNPLRRTFLCIGHG, from the coding sequence TTGACCGGGGAGGTCGCGGAGCACCGGAACGTGGTCACGGGCGACGGCGGTAAGTGCGTTGTGGTGCAGGGCCGCGACATCAGGGGCGGTGTCGCGGTCACGGTCGAGTCGCCCGGTTCCTCGTGGCGGGCGCCTCGGCAGTTGCCCCTGCCCGTAGCCGGATTCGTCGGACGCATCCAGGAACAGGAAGCCCTGGACGGGATGCTCGAGGACGGGAGCGGTGCCGCGGTCATCTCCGCCTTGGCAGGAACGGCGGGGGTCGGCAAGACGGCGCTCGCCGTCCGCTGGGCCCACGACGTGCGGGACCGGTTCCCCGATGGGCAGCTGTACGTGGACCTGCGGGGGTACGACGCGCAGCCGCCCGTGTCGGCTGGCGAGGCCCTTGCCGGGTTCCTCCGCGCGTTGGGCGTCACCGCGGTGCCGGCCGACCTCGACGAACGAGCCGCGCTGTACCGGTCGTCGTTGGCCGGACGTCGCGTGCTGGTGCTGCTGGACAACGCCCGCGACGCCGCCCAGGTGCTGCCGCTGCTGCCGGCGAGCCCAAGCTGCTTCGTCCTTGTGACCAGTCGGGACAGCCTGCCCGAACTGCGCGTCCGCTACCGCGCCCGCAAGGTCGACCTGGGGGTCCTGACCTTGGAGGAGTCGCTGACCATGCTGAGCGACTCGCTCGGGGACCGGGTGCGGCAGCACCCCGCGGACGCCGTCGAACTCGTCAACCGGTGCGCCAACCTGCCGCTCGCCCTGCGGGTGGTCGCGGAGACGGCCGTTGCCCGCCCGCGCAGCACGCTGCGCCAGTTGGCGGGGGAGCTGGGGGACGGGGGCGAGAGCGACGTGGCGGCGGTCATCTCCTGGTCCGTCCGCCAGTTGGACGAGCACCGCGCCGCCGCGTTCCGATTGCTGGGCCTGCACCCCGGGCGGGACTTCGACGCGACCGCGCTGGCCGCGCTCGCCGGGGTGACCGTCGGGGAAGCCGAGGACCTGGTGGACGGCTTGGCGCGGGTGCACCTGATCGAAGAGGTACACGACCAGCGCTTCCGCATGCACGACCTGCTGCGCAACCACGCGCGGCGACTGGCCGCCGACATGGACCCGAGCGCCGCGCACATCGCGTTCTCCCGGCTGTTCGACCACTACCTGCACCTCAGCGGCCTGGCGGTGGAGGCCATGGTCGGACCGGAGGTGACCTGGTCGTCGCTCGACTGGCTGCCGGCGACCGCCACGCGGCCGCATGAACCCGACGTGGCACGCGAGTGGATTGAGGACGAGATCGTCAACCTCGCCACCGTCGCGGCCGAGGGGATGAGGAGAGGTGAGTACGACCTCACCCTGGGGCGCATGCTGCGCAACCTCGGCACCGCGTATCGGCTCGTCGGCGACCTGCCCTCGGCGCTGCGCCAGTTCGGGCACGCCGCGGACCTTCTGGGACGGCGGCTGCCCGGCACCACCAACGGGATAGCGCTGGATCGCGCCGCGACCTTGCTCGCCGCAGGGCTGGCCTCCCAGGCGGAAGCCGTGCTCGCCCTCCACCGCCCCGACTTCACGCACCTGGAGGCCGCGGAGGCCGATCACCAGCTCGCGATCGCCGCCCTGGTCAAAAGCAATCACAACCAGGCCCTCCGGCTCGCCGGTCGGGCACGACACGTGTTCTCGACCCACGGCCGCGGCGAACCCGCCGCCGTCAGCGCACTGGTTCGGCTGACGGCTGCCGCGGCTGCCGCGGCTGCCGCGGCAGCCGCGGCAGGGCACCGGTGGATCCCGGGGAGCGAGGAGCTGTCGGTCGCCGCCGAACTGGACCGCTGCGGGTTCCACGACGCCGCGGTCGTGGCCCGCCTGCTCGTCGTGCGGTTGCGGATCGCGGGAGGCGATCTGCGCGCGGCGACCGAAGCCCTCGACGAGCACGAGCGCGAGGAGGGCGCGCCGATCGACATCGTGATACTCCGCGCGCTGTGTCGCATCGAACTCTTCGTAGCCCGGGGAGAGCCGTCACGGGCGCTGGCCGAGGCGCGGGCGGCTCTGGAGGGGATCGACCGGTCTGCGGGGCCGGTGCTCTGCCGTCCCCTGCTGGACGTGCACGACCGCCGCTTGACAGCTCTCACCTCGCGATTGGTGTCCAGCGCCCTCGATCCCTGGCAGGTCCTGGACGTCACCGAGCGGACCCGCGCCGGCGTGGCGCGCCAAGTGCCGACGCGTGCCGCGCTGCACCCCGCGCTCACCGACAGGCTCACCCAAATCCGTTTCCTGACCCGTGCCATCGGCACGACATCGCGCGCCGACCCGACATGGGACGCCCTGCATCGGCGATTGGCGCGGATGCGGCGCGAAGCCGCTCTCCTCGGCTGGGTGGAGCAGGCCCACGACCCGGTCGCACCGCAGCACCTCGCGACGCGTCTCGGCGCACGAGCGCTGGTCGCCTTCACCGAGGCGTGGGACGGTCTGCTCGCCGTCGTCCTTGTCGACCACACCGCGACCGTCATACGCCTCGGCGACGCCGCCCGGTCGTTCGAAGACGTCCGGGGGCTGCACGCCGACCTCGACGCCATCGCACCCGATGACCTGCCCGGATACCTGGTCGACGTCATCGCCGCCTCGGCCCGTCGCCGGGCGGCCCGGTTGGACGAGGTGCTGCTCGAACCCCTGGCGGACCGGATCGCCGACCGGGACCTCGTCGTTCTGCCCACCGGCGTGCTCCACGTCCTGCCCTGGTCGACGCTGCCTTCACTACAAGGGCGGGCGGTGGTGGTGGCGCCCTCCGCGACGGCCTGGGTGGAGCGGCACGACGACGGTCGACGCGGGGGCGGCCGGGTGGTCGTCGTCGCTGGCCCGAAGTCGACACCGGACGTGACACGACCACTGCGACACCACCACCGGGTCGACCTGCTCGCGAACGAACGCGCCATCGCGGACGACGTGCTCTCCGCGATGGACAACGCGGCGCTGGTCCACCTCGCCGCGTCCAGCGAGCACCAGCCCGAGAACACGGCCTTCTCCACCGTGCGGCTCCACGACCGCGCGGTCCACGCCCACGAGATCGGCGACCTCAAACAACCGCCGGACATCGTCCTGTTGGACGGTGCCGACCTCCAGGGCGGACAAGCCGGGACCGGCGCCGAGATGCTCGGCTTCGCCGGCGGCTTGATCAAGGCCGGCGTGCGCACCGTCGTGGTCGCGGCGGCACGCACCGGCATCGACACCGGCGCCGACGCGGTGCGCGAGTTCCACGTGGCCATCGCCAGGGGCGAGTCCCCGGCCCGAGCGGTCGCCACCATCAATGCTGGAAACCCGCTACGCCGGACCTTCCTCTGCATCGGGCACGGATGA
- a CDS encoding integrase core domain-containing protein codes for MADYWHPTRCPRANAYVERFVSTVRREATDRLLILNEHHLRAVLDRYATHYNHRRPHQALQLTPPRPDQPIAEPGCTSIRRQPVLGGLINEYEPTAA; via the coding sequence GTGGCCGACTATTGGCACCCCACACGGTGTCCGCGAGCCAACGCCTACGTCGAGCGGTTCGTCAGCACCGTCCGACGCGAAGCCACCGACCGACTGCTCATCCTCAACGAACACCACCTACGTGCGGTCCTGGACCGCTACGCGACCCACTACAACCACCGCAGACCACACCAAGCTCTACAACTCACACCACCACGACCAGACCAGCCGATCGCAGAGCCGGGCTGTACCTCGATACGCCGCCAGCCGGTTCTCGGTGGCCTGATCAACGAGTACGAACCCACAGCCGCTTAA
- a CDS encoding inositol monophosphatase family protein: MSRSHRPALVDGLAEVADVELVPMGSAGVKAMAVYAGEVDAYVHAGGQYEWDSAAPVAVALAAGAQASRVDGGPMVYGNRDPLIPDLVICRPELRDRLLGALAELRARGVPA, from the coding sequence GTGAGCCGCAGCCACCGGCCGGCGTTGGTGGACGGGTTGGCCGAGGTGGCGGACGTGGAGCTGGTGCCCATGGGGTCGGCCGGGGTCAAGGCGATGGCGGTGTACGCCGGGGAGGTTGATGCCTACGTGCACGCCGGTGGGCAGTACGAGTGGGACAGCGCGGCACCGGTTGCGGTGGCTTTGGCGGCCGGGGCGCAGGCGTCCCGAGTGGACGGTGGGCCGATGGTGTACGGCAACCGCGATCCTCTGATCCCGGATCTGGTGATCTGCCGACCGGAGTTGCGGGACCGGCTGCTGGGGGCGCTGGCGGAGCTGCGGGCACGCGGCGTTCCGGCGTGA
- a CDS encoding RHS repeat-associated core domain-containing protein, whose protein sequence is MSVSPREWARKAVAFGVVVVLTTSITQAVAVAAESDWRVGLQEEVSSPAYPVEVRQLPRDPAAGAVVTAPAAGVVWPRAMVGEVDFAAAGGTPAQAAARATGRPVRAAGTPVAVGLRGQAGARLAKSGKVRVRVHERKFDAVVFSVSDAGGVKDKPLDVVFDYSSFGSAFGGDYASRLRLVRLPSCATTAPEKAECQAATSVEGAANDTTAGVLSASVTVSSEPVVFAATAAASGPAGSYSATSLAPAGSWNAGGSSGDFTYSYPMRVPPAVGGGAPSVSLGYSAQSLDGRTSSTNNQASWAGDGWDLSPAGFIERQYKPCSLDLGGNNGQTKTGDQCWAIDNATISLVGVSGKLVRVGTSNQWRTESDDGARIERLFNAANGDNNGEHWKVTTPDGTQYFLGLNRLPGWSEGRPETQSAWTVPVYGNHAGEECHQAAFDASWCQQAYRWNLDYSVDPHGNVTTYYYQREFNRYGRNADPAKGTDYVRGGWLDRIDYGLRSDNVFGHPGARVGFETAERCLPSGTVTCDPSQLNASTAASWPDVPFDQICGAGESCTNRLTPSFFTRKKLTKVVTRVSDGGSGFRDVDSWALEHQFLGTGDGLAPALNLHKVTHTGLVGGSVALPATVFAHKALPNRVDTGSDNRPPITRYRVVGITGEAGSHTQVEYSGADCVAGSRMPAAAESNALRCYPSWWTPDGGREPELHWFHKYVVTTVVDDDRTGASSLVKTNYTYLGDPAWHFDEAEFAEPDRRTWSQWRGYGTVRMTKGDPSGPQSVTETVFGRGMDGDRLPSGTREAWITTSEGEPVRDVERLRGFVRETRQYNAGRLVSASVNDPYLPDTPTATDAAGNKAYVTGNASVRGRTLLESGAWRRTRVDKGDFTPEGVARRTEDHGDLAVTGDETCTRSTFARNETAWLLTLASQVETVVGTCAVTASPTTIQSLARSYYDDQAFGVAPTRGLITKAEVLDKWDASGQTWVTASRATYDAIGRPLDVWDARGEKTTTDYTPDTGPLTEISSTNPLGHVTREYLDPAWGLSTASVDANNRRADLTYDPLGRLTAAWTPGRSKAEGHTANAAFEYQYNNDKPSVVVTKQLQDNNRYLAAYTLYDGLLRERQTQTPSPGASGGRLVTDTFYDSRGLPYKTNSLRWNAEAPNGTLAGSLDNEVHSQTVTEYDGMGRPTAAIFKKLGIEQWRTTTSYGGDRVKTTPPQGAAATTIISDAQGRTVEKRQHTAGVDSPFDATRYAYNAAGLLTTLTDPVGNQWRYTYDLRGRVIATDDPDTGHSSVTYNAAGQVLSSTDAQGRTVANAYDKLGRLTAKHQDSLTGTTLSSWEYDTLPGGTGLLTSSTRFTDGQAYKRQVHGYDIAGRPTGELVTIPSTEGVLGTTYQVRQTYHPLTGKPATTGYMSVFSGDREIVSKEAVTSAYNTTNGVLEKTVGNQVYVDSTIYSSFGEVLELTYDNAAPNAAKNLQVTNFYELGTRRLERTIASRETTTDNRLADRTYTYDPAGNITKVADTPGSRVPDTQCFAYDHLQRMTEAWTPGSGDCTATRSATALGGPAPYWHSWTFDKTGNRLTETQHAAAGDTVRTTTYPAAGAAQPHTARSVTTTSPNGTSLDTFDYDSTGRTKTRKIGGDTQTLEYDAEGRVSRIVNADGKESKYLYDADGSRLISREPSATTLYVFGQEIRLETGTSIPSWTRWYSHGGQTVAVRNSVTGLKWLIPDHQGTNQITVAKDANLTVTQRRQTPYGAQRGPTPGAWPDRLGFVGGRNDESGLTSVGARLYDNASGRFLSADPVIDNNDPQQLNGYAYANNSPVTFSDPTGLIRDCGPDGVFCGIDKRLHATGTTDKSPQFRAERQAAQNYKRAVQQYTKAVADETAKAMASQGISKEDYERALADAHKTKWDVIKEVAWDVLKEISGWNDIVDCFTKGDIWGCAGMVAGLVPWGKVGKILEAGWNAIKAVDRLASIVSKAQGVLRRVQGIAEQATRAVTEKFQKLISGGGGSCPVKHSFVGTTLVLMADGSTKPISEVGIGDRVKATDPATGETTDREVVATIVHDDEGDMTRLTVAGQDGTTGSVEATSWHPVWVNAEGRFVKISDLRPGQVLTSADGTSPQVTDVDRYTHYEPVYDLTVEGVHTYYVVAGADDLLVHNNNGCGVTPHDGGTHDEHDNFISGSAEGQKLADQLREESANSLFAGDGTLVPEVLGDSPQVMAGEQMGNTALQVRFAQSGGAAEWGKYSTPTHQSPYGPFQVHFYHNPGSGEVMYDFDYKVVMNRRKSG, encoded by the coding sequence GTGAGCGTTTCCCCGCGTGAGTGGGCCAGGAAGGCCGTCGCGTTCGGTGTGGTGGTGGTGCTGACCACGTCGATCACGCAAGCCGTGGCCGTTGCCGCCGAGTCTGATTGGCGGGTGGGGCTGCAGGAGGAGGTGTCCTCCCCGGCCTATCCGGTGGAAGTCAGGCAGCTCCCGCGGGACCCGGCGGCTGGTGCGGTGGTCACGGCACCGGCGGCGGGTGTGGTGTGGCCTCGGGCGATGGTCGGCGAGGTGGACTTCGCGGCGGCCGGTGGTACGCCCGCGCAGGCGGCGGCGCGTGCGACGGGTCGTCCGGTGCGGGCTGCCGGGACGCCGGTCGCGGTGGGGTTGAGGGGCCAGGCGGGGGCGCGGCTGGCGAAGTCGGGCAAGGTGCGCGTCCGGGTGCACGAGCGGAAGTTCGACGCGGTGGTGTTCAGCGTGTCCGACGCCGGGGGCGTCAAGGACAAGCCGTTGGATGTGGTGTTCGATTACTCGTCGTTCGGGTCGGCGTTCGGTGGTGACTACGCGTCCCGACTGCGCCTGGTGCGGTTGCCGTCGTGTGCGACGACCGCGCCGGAGAAGGCTGAGTGCCAGGCCGCCACGTCGGTGGAGGGTGCGGCGAACGACACGACTGCGGGTGTGCTGTCGGCTTCGGTGACGGTGAGTTCGGAGCCGGTGGTGTTCGCGGCGACGGCTGCAGCGTCGGGTCCGGCTGGTTCCTATTCGGCGACGTCGCTGGCCCCGGCCGGCTCGTGGAACGCCGGCGGCTCGTCGGGTGACTTCACCTACAGCTACCCGATGCGGGTGCCGCCTGCTGTGGGTGGTGGGGCGCCGTCGGTGTCGTTGGGGTACTCGGCGCAGAGTTTGGACGGGCGGACGTCGTCGACGAACAACCAGGCGTCGTGGGCCGGTGACGGGTGGGACCTGTCGCCCGCAGGGTTTATCGAGCGGCAGTACAAGCCGTGCTCGTTGGACCTGGGCGGCAACAACGGTCAGACCAAGACCGGTGACCAGTGCTGGGCCATCGACAACGCCACGATCAGCCTGGTCGGGGTGTCGGGCAAGTTGGTGCGCGTCGGCACGAGCAACCAGTGGCGGACCGAGTCCGATGACGGTGCGCGGATCGAGCGGTTGTTCAACGCCGCCAACGGTGACAACAACGGTGAGCACTGGAAGGTCACCACGCCGGATGGCACGCAGTACTTCCTGGGGCTCAACCGGTTGCCGGGGTGGTCGGAGGGCAGGCCGGAGACGCAGTCGGCGTGGACCGTGCCGGTATACGGCAACCACGCCGGTGAGGAGTGCCACCAGGCCGCGTTCGACGCCTCGTGGTGCCAGCAGGCGTACCGGTGGAACCTGGACTACTCGGTCGATCCGCACGGCAACGTCACCACGTACTACTACCAGCGCGAGTTCAACCGCTACGGCCGCAACGCCGACCCGGCCAAGGGCACCGACTACGTGCGCGGCGGCTGGCTGGACCGGATCGACTACGGCCTGCGCAGTGACAACGTCTTCGGCCACCCCGGTGCCCGGGTCGGTTTCGAGACCGCCGAACGCTGCCTGCCCTCCGGCACGGTCACCTGCGACCCGTCGCAGCTCAACGCTTCGACGGCGGCGTCGTGGCCGGATGTGCCGTTCGACCAGATCTGCGGCGCGGGTGAGTCGTGCACCAACCGGCTGACCCCGTCGTTCTTCACCCGCAAGAAGCTGACCAAGGTGGTCACGCGGGTCTCGGACGGTGGCAGCGGGTTCCGGGACGTGGACTCCTGGGCATTGGAGCACCAGTTCCTGGGCACCGGTGACGGGTTGGCGCCGGCGCTGAACCTGCACAAGGTGACCCACACGGGTCTGGTGGGTGGCAGTGTGGCGTTGCCGGCGACGGTGTTCGCGCACAAGGCGTTGCCCAACCGGGTGGACACCGGCAGTGACAACCGGCCGCCGATCACTCGGTACCGGGTCGTGGGGATCACCGGTGAGGCGGGTTCTCACACGCAGGTCGAGTACAGCGGCGCGGACTGCGTGGCGGGTTCGCGGATGCCCGCGGCGGCGGAGTCGAACGCGCTGCGGTGCTATCCGTCGTGGTGGACTCCGGACGGTGGTCGGGAGCCCGAGCTGCACTGGTTCCACAAGTACGTGGTCACGACTGTGGTCGACGACGACCGCACCGGCGCGTCGAGCCTGGTCAAGACCAACTACACCTATCTGGGCGACCCGGCGTGGCATTTCGACGAGGCCGAGTTCGCCGAGCCCGACCGTCGTACCTGGTCCCAGTGGCGCGGCTACGGCACGGTGCGCATGACCAAGGGAGATCCGTCGGGTCCGCAGTCGGTCACCGAGACGGTCTTCGGCCGGGGCATGGACGGCGACCGGCTCCCGTCGGGCACGCGTGAGGCGTGGATCACCACGTCCGAGGGCGAGCCGGTCCGGGATGTGGAGCGGTTGCGCGGGTTCGTGCGCGAGACGCGGCAGTACAACGCCGGCCGGCTGGTGTCGGCGTCGGTCAACGACCCGTACCTGCCCGACACCCCGACCGCGACGGACGCGGCGGGTAACAAGGCGTACGTGACCGGGAACGCCTCGGTGCGCGGCCGGACCCTGCTGGAGAGCGGTGCGTGGCGGCGTACGCGGGTGGACAAGGGCGACTTCACGCCCGAGGGGGTGGCCCGGCGTACCGAGGATCACGGCGATCTCGCGGTGACCGGGGACGAGACCTGCACCCGTTCGACGTTCGCCCGCAACGAGACCGCCTGGCTGCTCACGTTGGCCTCACAGGTGGAGACGGTGGTGGGTACCTGTGCGGTGACGGCGTCGCCGACCACGATCCAGTCGTTGGCCCGCTCGTACTACGACGACCAGGCATTCGGTGTCGCACCGACGCGCGGTCTGATCACCAAGGCCGAGGTGCTCGACAAGTGGGACGCCTCCGGCCAGACCTGGGTGACCGCCTCGCGCGCCACCTACGACGCGATCGGCCGTCCCCTGGACGTGTGGGATGCGCGGGGTGAGAAGACCACCACCGACTACACCCCCGACACCGGCCCGCTGACCGAGATCTCCAGCACCAACCCGCTCGGGCACGTCACCCGCGAATACCTCGACCCGGCGTGGGGCCTGTCGACCGCGTCGGTGGACGCCAACAACCGCCGCGCCGACCTCACCTACGACCCACTCGGCCGGCTGACCGCCGCGTGGACGCCGGGGCGGAGCAAGGCCGAGGGACACACCGCCAACGCGGCATTCGAGTACCAGTACAACAACGACAAGCCCAGCGTCGTCGTCACCAAGCAGCTCCAAGACAACAACCGCTACCTGGCGGCGTACACGCTCTACGACGGCCTGCTGCGCGAACGCCAGACCCAGACCCCCTCACCGGGCGCCAGCGGCGGCCGACTGGTCACCGACACCTTCTACGACTCCCGCGGCCTGCCCTACAAGACCAACAGCCTGCGGTGGAACGCCGAGGCTCCCAACGGCACGCTGGCGGGCAGCCTGGACAACGAGGTGCACAGCCAGACCGTCACCGAGTACGACGGCATGGGGCGACCGACCGCGGCGATCTTCAAGAAGCTCGGGATCGAGCAGTGGCGCACCACCACCTCCTACGGCGGCGACCGCGTCAAGACCACCCCGCCCCAGGGCGCCGCGGCCACCACGATCATCAGCGACGCCCAGGGCCGCACGGTCGAGAAGCGCCAGCACACCGCCGGCGTGGACAGCCCGTTCGACGCGACCAGGTACGCCTACAACGCCGCCGGCCTGCTCACCACCCTGACCGACCCGGTGGGCAACCAGTGGCGCTACACCTACGACCTGCGCGGCCGCGTGATCGCCACCGACGACCCGGACACCGGCCACAGCAGCGTCACCTACAACGCCGCAGGTCAGGTTCTGTCCAGCACCGACGCCCAGGGCCGCACGGTCGCCAACGCCTACGACAAGCTCGGCCGCCTGACCGCCAAGCACCAGGACTCCCTCACCGGCACCACGCTCTCCTCCTGGGAGTACGACACCCTGCCCGGCGGCACCGGCCTGCTGACCTCCTCCACCCGCTTCACGGACGGGCAGGCATACAAGCGTCAGGTCCACGGCTACGACATCGCCGGACGCCCGACCGGCGAACTGGTCACAATCCCCTCCACCGAGGGCGTGCTCGGCACCACGTACCAGGTGCGGCAGACCTACCACCCGCTCACCGGCAAACCGGCCACCACTGGCTACATGTCCGTCTTCTCCGGAGATCGGGAGATCGTCTCCAAAGAAGCCGTCACCTCGGCGTACAACACGACGAACGGTGTGCTGGAGAAGACGGTCGGAAACCAGGTTTACGTCGACAGCACCATCTACTCCAGCTTCGGGGAAGTCCTGGAGCTCACCTACGACAACGCCGCCCCGAACGCGGCCAAGAACCTCCAAGTCACCAACTTCTACGAACTCGGCACCCGCCGGCTGGAACGCACCATCGCCAGCCGCGAGACCACGACCGACAACCGCCTGGCCGACCGCACCTACACCTACGACCCGGCCGGCAACATCACCAAGGTCGCCGACACCCCCGGGAGCCGGGTGCCAGACACCCAGTGCTTCGCCTACGACCACCTGCAGCGCATGACCGAGGCATGGACCCCGGGTTCCGGTGACTGCACCGCCACCCGGTCGGCCACCGCCCTGGGCGGCCCGGCCCCGTACTGGCACTCGTGGACCTTCGACAAGACCGGCAACCGCCTGACCGAGACCCAGCACGCGGCGGCCGGCGACACGGTGCGGACGACCACCTACCCGGCCGCCGGGGCGGCACAACCGCACACCGCCCGCTCGGTGACCACCACGAGCCCCAACGGGACGTCACTGGACACGTTCGACTACGACAGCACCGGCCGCACCAAGACGCGCAAGATCGGTGGCGACACCCAAACCTTGGAGTACGACGCCGAGGGCCGGGTGTCCCGGATCGTCAACGCGGACGGCAAGGAGTCGAAGTACCTCTACGACGCCGACGGCTCGCGGCTGATCAGTCGTGAGCCGTCCGCGACCACGTTGTACGTGTTCGGCCAGGAGATCCGCCTGGAAACCGGCACCAGCATCCCGTCGTGGACCCGCTGGTACTCCCACGGCGGCCAGACCGTGGCGGTGCGCAACAGCGTGACGGGCCTGAAGTGGCTGATCCCGGACCACCAGGGCACCAACCAGATCACCGTCGCCAAGGACGCCAACCTCACCGTCACCCAACGTCGTCAGACGCCCTATGGCGCCCAGCGCGGTCCGACGCCTGGTGCGTGGCCGGATCGCCTGGGCTTCGTGGGTGGTCGCAACGACGAGTCGGGTCTGACCAGTGTCGGTGCGCGGTTGTACGACAACGCCTCGGGCCGGTTCCTCTCCGCCGACCCGGTGATCGACAACAATGATCCGCAGCAGCTCAACGGTTACGCCTACGCCAACAACAGCCCGGTGACGTTCAGCGACCCGACCGGCCTGATCCGCGACTGCGGTCCCGACGGCGTGTTCTGCGGGATCGACAAGCGGCTGCACGCAACCGGCACTACCGACAAGTCGCCGCAGTTCAGGGCCGAGAGGCAGGCCGCCCAGAACTACAAGCGCGCGGTCCAGCAGTACACCAAGGCCGTTGCGGACGAGACCGCCAAGGCGATGGCCAGTCAGGGCATCAGCAAGGAGGACTACGAGCGGGCCCTGGCCGATGCCCACAAGACCAAGTGGGATGTGATCAAGGAAGTCGCCTGGGACGTCCTGAAGGAGATCTCGGGCTGGAACGACATTGTCGACTGCTTCACCAAGGGGGACATCTGGGGTTGCGCCGGCATGGTCGCGGGCCTGGTGCCGTGGGGCAAGGTCGGCAAGATCCTCGAAGCCGGCTGGAACGCCATCAAGGCCGTTGATCGCCTGGCCTCGATCGTCAGCAAGGCCCAGGGCGTGCTGCGCCGCGTGCAGGGTATCGCCGAGCAGGCGACCCGGGCCGTCACCGAGAAGTTCCAGAAGCTCATCTCCGGAGGCGGTGGGAGCTGCCCGGTTAAGCACAGCTTCGTCGGCACGACCTTGGTGCTGATGGCCGACGGCTCGACCAAGCCGATCTCCGAGGTTGGGATCGGCGACAGGGTCAAGGCCACCGACCCGGCCACGGGTGAGACCACCGACCGCGAGGTCGTCGCCACCATCGTCCACGACGACGAAGGCGACATGACCCGCCTAACCGTGGCCGGCCAGGACGGCACCACGGGCAGTGTGGAGGCGACCTCCTGGCACCCGGTCTGGGTGAACGCCGAAGGCCGCTTCGTCAAGATCAGTGATCTCAGGCCGGGGCAGGTCCTCACCTCCGCCGACGGCACCTCGCCCCAGGTCACCGATGTCGACCGGTACACGCACTACGAACCGGTCTACGACCTGACCGTCGAAGGTGTCCACACCTACTATGTGGTGGCAGGTGCGGACGATCTCCTGGTCCACAACAACAACGGGTGCGGAGTCACCCCGCACGATGGTGGAACGCATGACGAGCACGACAACTTCATCTCGGGCTCGGCTGAGGGGCAGAAGCTCGCGGACCAGTTGCGGGAGGAGTCGGCCAACTCCCTCTTCGCCGGCGACGGCACCCTGGTGCCCGAAGTCCTCGGGGATTCGCCTCAGGTCATGGCCGGGGAACAAATGGGGAACACGGCGCTGCAGGTGAGGTTCGCGCAAAGTGGGGGTGCGGCGGAGTGGGGCAAGTACTCCACGCCCACGCACCAGAGCCCGTACGGCCCGTTCCAGGTGCACTTCTACCACAATCCCGGGTCCGGGGAAGTGATGTACGATTTCGACTACAAGGTGGTCATGAACCGGAGGAAGTCGGGATGA